A genomic window from Solanum stenotomum isolate F172 chromosome 10, ASM1918654v1, whole genome shotgun sequence includes:
- the LOC125842659 gene encoding carbon catabolite repressor protein 4 homolog 4, producing MLKSSFFLLPRFPLASPPHRTIHFSKMSTTPAPLSPKFVPAEKSGITSVSKSDGFKFSLVSYNILAQAYVKGDLFPHSPGPCLKWKARSQAILTVLKSLGADFLCLQELDEYDSFYKRNIESVGYSSIYIKRSGQKRDGCGIFYKQDSAELVIEEKIEYNDLVPSNQDDSSSEDKEENLPAGGNKKSASKVDPGLKNRRANRGDLNDPCVRFKRDCVGIMAAFRLKDPSHLIIVANTHIYWDPQLADVKLAQARYLLSRLAQFKLLVSDKFDCSPSVVVTGDFNSLPGSQVYQYLMSGSSEAGTLPEISDDVPIPLCSAYASTRGEPHFTNYTPGFTGTLDYILFSPSGGIKPVSYLELPEPEASDIQGGLPNYYHPSDHLPIGAEFEIIQ from the exons ATGTTGAAAAGCTCATTCTTTTTGCTTCCTCGTTTTCCTTTAGCTTCTCCACCCCACAG AACAATTCATTTCTCCAAAATGAGCACAACACCTGCACCTCTGTCACCAAAATTTGTTCCTGCTGAAAAGAGTGGAATTACTTCAGTAAGTAAATCAGATG GTTTTAAGTTCAGTTTGGTATCATATAACATTTTGGCTCAG GCATATGTAAAGGGTGATCTGTTTCCACACTCCCCAGGGCCTTGTCTCAA GTGGAAAGCCCGTTCACAGGCAATCCTGACAGTTCTCAAGAGCCTCGGGGCCGATTTCCTTTGCTTACAG GAATTGGATGAATATGATAGCttctataaaagaaatatagagaGTGTTGGCTATTCAAGTATCTACATCAAAAGAAGTGGGCAGAAGCGTGATGGATGCGGGATCTTTTATAAGCAGGATAG TGCAGAGTTGGTCATTGAAGAGAAGATAGAGTACAATGATCTTGTACCCTCAAATCAAGACGATTCTTCATCTGAGGATAAAGAGGAGAATTTGCCTGCTGGTGGAAATAAAAAGTCAGCGTCAAAAGTTG ATCCCGGTTTGAAAAACAGGCGAGCAAATCGTGGAGACCTAAATGATCCTTGTGTTAGATTTAAACGTGACTGTGTGGGTATTATGGCAGCCTTTAGGCTGAAGGATCCTTCTCATCTTATCATTGTGGCCAACACTCATATTTACTG GGATCCACAATTGGCCGATGTCAAACTTGCACAAGCTAGATACTTGCTTTCACGCTTAGCTCAATTCAAGTTACTAGTATCAGACAAATTTGATTGCTCTCCTTCTGTGGTTGTTACTGGTGATTTCAACTCACTTCCTGGGAGTCAG GTATATCAGTACCTTATGTCAGGTTCCTCAGAAGCGGGAACTTTGCCCGAAATCTCAGATGATGTGCCCATTCCTTTGTGCAGTGCTTATGCAAGTACTAGAGGAGAACCACACTTCACAAACTACACTCCTGGATTTACTGGAACTCTAGATTACATACTGTTTTCTCCTTCTGGGGGTATCAAACCAGTCAGCTACCTCGAACTTCCGGAGCCCGAAGCTTCGGATATTCAAGGTGGTCTACCAAATTACTATCATCCTAGTGATCATCTCCCAATTGGTGCTGAATTTGAAATAATTCAGTAG